The Nitrospiria bacterium genome contains the following window.
GGGGGCCGCCGCGTCGTCCGGAAGGTTGATGCGGTCTCCCGTGCTGTGGCGGGCCGTGACGGCGGTATTCGTGCCGGGGCGGCTCGGGAAGCGGCGTGATGAAGTCCTTGTCCTCGGCCCAGATCACCGGGATCTTGTGGCCGATAAGCGTCTCGATCTCTTCCAACGAGAAGGCGAACTCCTCGCAGACGAGGCTGATCGCATGTCCGGTCGCGCCGGCGCGCGCCGTCCTTCCGATCCGGTGGACGTAGTCCTTGGGGTCCTGCGGCAGGTCGTAGTTGATGACGTGGCTGACCGCCTCGATATGCAGGCCGCGCGAGGCCACGTCGGTCGCCACCAGGATCGGCAGCGTCTTGGCGCGGAACTGCTCGATCACCTTGAGACGGGTTTTCTGGGGAAGATCGCCCGTGATCGCGCGCGCGTGAAAGTCGTGTTGCTTTAATCTCGCCTCCAGCCTTTCCCCTTCCCGTTTCGTGTTCACGAAGATCAAGATCCGTTCCCACGGTTCGGTTTTTAAGATTCCCAACAGCAGCGAGAATTTCTGGGCCTGCTCGACATGATAGAGCCGCTGCTCGACCAGCTCGGCCGTGACCTGCTCGGGCGAGATCTCGATTTTGACCGGGTTGTTCATGTGCTCGTAGGCCAGCTCCATTACGCGGAAGGACAGGGTGGCCGAAAAAAGCATCGACTGTCGCGCGTGGTAGGGCGGCATCTTGCGGAGCATGTAGCGCAGGTCCCGAATGAATCCCATATCGAACATTCGGTCGGCCTCGTCGATCACCAGGATCTGGAGCCTCCGGAAGTCGTACACCTTCTGTTTGAGATAATCGATCAGGCGGCCCGGGGTCCCTATCAGGATGTCCGGTCCGCGACTCAGGTCCGTGCGCTGTTGGTCGTAATCCACGCCGCCGTAGACGGCCAGCATTCGAAATGGAAGCTCGGAGCCGAGCGACTGGGCATCTTTTAAGATCTGGACGACCAGCTCGCGCGTGGGGGCGATCACGAGCGCACGGGGCGAGGGGAGGTGGCCCGTCGGCGGCGGGGGAAGGGACAGAAGACGCGAGAAGATCGCGATCAGGAAGGCCGCGGTTTTTCCCGTGCCGGTCTGGGCCTGTCCGGCGACGTCCTTGCCCTCC
Protein-coding sequences here:
- a CDS encoding DEAD/DEAH box helicase, whose translation is MTTNFENFRIPPAVLDGIRRVGFTQCTEIQERTLPITLEGKDVAGQAQTGTGKTAAFLIAIFSRLLSLPPPPTGHLPSPRALVIAPTRELVVQILKDAQSLGSELPFRMLAVYGGVDYDQQRTDLSRGPDILIGTPGRLIDYLKQKVYDFRRLQILVIDEADRMFDMGFIRDLRYMLRKMPPYHARQSMLFSATLSFRVMELAYEHMNNPVKIEISPEQVTAELVEQRLYHVEQAQKFSLLLGILKTEPWERILIFVNTKREGERLEARLKQHDFHARAITGDLPQKTRLKVIEQFRAKTLPILVATDVASRGLHIEAVSHVINYDLPQDPKDYVHRIGRTARAGATGHAISLVCEEFAFSLEEIETLIGHKIPVIWAEDKDFITPLPEPPRHEYRRHGPPQHGRPHQPSGRRGGPPGPRHNRHSGQRKTGG